A stretch of DNA from Bradyrhizobium algeriense:
GCTGGAAGGCAAGCAGGTAACGACGCTCGAGGGCCTCGGCACAGCGTCAGAACCCGCGCCGATCCAGCGCGCTTTTATGGAAGAGCAGGCAGCGCAATGCGGCTACTGCATCGCCGGAATCATGATGCGGGCGCAGGCCCTTCTGCAGAGAAATTCCAGGCCGACCAATGAACAGATCAGCTCCGAGCTTGAGCCTCATCTATGTCGTTGCGGCACCCACATGCGCATCCTGCGCGCGGTGCGTCGCGCGGCGAGGCTGATGGACAGCGCGGATGCGTCGTTGACGGCCGATAGGAGGGCCCGATGAACGCCCCCGCGATGATCGATCGCCGTCGCGTGCTGGCAGGCGGCGGCGCGCTGATTGTCAGCTTCTCGTTGTCAGGCGCTTTGGCGCAGCAGCAAGGCGCGTCCAGAGCAGCTCCCGCACCGAGCCTGCCCGGCAGCTTGAAAAATTCGCCCTATCTCGACGCATGGATCCGCATCGACGCCAGTGGCAGTATTGAGGTGTTCACGGGCAAGGCCGAACTCGGTCAGGGTTTCAAGACGGCGTTTCAGCAGATCGCGGCTGAGGAGCTCGACGTGGCCTTTGAATCTCTCAAGGTGACGACGGCGG
This window harbors:
- a CDS encoding (2Fe-2S)-binding protein encodes the protein MVTLKVNGREHQVDADPDTPLLYVLREDIKLNAAKFGCGLGQCGACTVIVDGKAVLSCVTPMILLEGKQVTTLEGLGTASEPAPIQRAFMEEQAAQCGYCIAGIMMRAQALLQRNSRPTNEQISSELEPHLCRCGTHMRILRAVRRAARLMDSADASLTADRRAR